A window of Bacteroidia bacterium genomic DNA:
TCCAGCCAAACAAATGGGCTGGATCAGTGAATTTGGTCATCGCCTAGCATTCAACGACCAAGGTTTGGCCATTTGTCCGGAAAGCAATCAAAAATACCAATTGAAAAGTGGTTTGGTTGCCCGAATAGATTAATTTTACATTTTATTTTATTCTGATTATATATGCCTAAAATTGAAGGAAAAATCCGCTATGCCGTTGTAGGAACCGGACATATCGGTAAAAGACATTCCGAAATGATTCGTAGGAATGCCGAAAGTGAATTAATAGCTATTTGCGACGTTAGACCTAAAGAGGTTTTGGGTTTAGATGAATACAAAGACGTTCCATTTTTTAACTCCATCGACGATCTGCTTGGAAGTGGACTTGAATTTGATGTCGTTAATATTTGTACCCCCAATGGATTTCATGCAGAACATGCCATTAAGGCTCTTGATGCCAACAAACATGTGGTAGTAGAAAAACCAATGGGACTTACCAAAGCAGAGTGTGAGCAAGTGATTTTTAAATCATTACAGGTTTCTAAGCAAGTTTTTTGTGTTATGCAAAATCGCTACTCTCCGCCTTCTGAATGGATTAAAAGTGTGGTTGAAAAAAACATTCTTGGAAAAGTTTTCTTAGTGCAATTGAATTGTTATTGGAACCGCGATGAGCGTTATTATAAAAAGGATACCTGGAAAGGTCGTCAGGATTTAGATGGAGGTACTTTGTTTACCCAATTTAGCCATTTTATCGATATCATGTATTGGCTTTTTGGTGATATTAAAG
This region includes:
- a CDS encoding Gfo/Idh/MocA family oxidoreductase — encoded protein: MPKIEGKIRYAVVGTGHIGKRHSEMIRRNAESELIAICDVRPKEVLGLDEYKDVPFFNSIDDLLGSGLEFDVVNICTPNGFHAEHAIKALDANKHVVVEKPMGLTKAECEQVIFKSLQVSKQVFCVMQNRYSPPSEWIKSVVEKNILGKVFLVQLNCYWNRDERYYKKDTWKGRQDLDGGTLFTQFSHFIDIMYWLFGDIKDIQAKFNDFTHKNNTDFEDSGLVNFNFVNGGMGSINYSTSVWDTNLESSITIVGEKGSVKIGGQYMNEVEYCHIKDYTMPELAPVNPANDYGGYKGSAANHHYIIENVVDVLKGRSSITTNALEGLKVVEIIERIYSLRPKNVIKANH